The following are encoded in a window of Amycolatopsis solani genomic DNA:
- a CDS encoding WXG100 family type VII secretion target produces MAGEYRAEPEAMRSAVGNVGGILAHGINAVADLERLVVPPMSFATFGSAVAAANAALHSSQITAVRTLLQLLQQINGLVKASADAYQAADEAAAAGYGGGHDGTTTPSSSIWGNSHASELATLAINDSAGAHGEPSSVGNVLRYLGDARLGGLGDHPITDTRFHGVADFNDWLAGDADNQARVGLIEVYAGTARTFSDVPGGVHSGDVVVVEPLLFSDRQPVIGVAGDGGRLYNHGLLDARISGLARVSVYRPASVV; encoded by the coding sequence GTGGGCAACGTCGGGGGGATCCTCGCCCACGGCATCAACGCCGTGGCCGACCTGGAACGCCTGGTCGTGCCGCCGATGTCGTTCGCGACCTTCGGCAGCGCGGTGGCCGCGGCGAACGCCGCGCTGCACTCCAGCCAGATCACCGCCGTGCGCACCCTCCTGCAGTTGCTGCAGCAGATCAACGGGCTGGTCAAGGCCAGTGCCGACGCCTACCAGGCGGCCGACGAAGCCGCCGCCGCGGGCTACGGCGGCGGGCACGACGGGACCACCACGCCGTCGTCGTCGATCTGGGGGAACTCGCACGCTTCCGAGCTCGCCACCCTCGCCATCAACGACAGCGCGGGCGCCCACGGCGAGCCGTCGTCGGTCGGGAACGTGCTGCGCTACCTGGGGGACGCGCGGCTCGGCGGGCTCGGGGACCACCCGATCACCGACACCCGCTTCCACGGCGTCGCCGACTTCAACGACTGGCTCGCCGGCGACGCCGACAACCAGGCGCGGGTCGGGCTGATCGAGGTGTACGCGGGTACCGCCCGCACCTTCTCCGACGTTCCCGGCGGCGTGCACAGCGGGGACGTCGTGGTGGTCGAGCCGCTGCTGTTCTCCGACCGCCAGCCGGTCATCGGCGTCGCCGGCGACGGCGGCCGCCTGTACAACCACGGGCTCCTCGACGCCCGGATCAGCGGGCTGGCGAGGGTCAGCGTGTACCGGCCCGCCTCCGTCGTCTGA